The nucleotide window GTAAAATCACCATTACCTCTGTCTACACAGACCAGAAGCCTATTGGCAAGCCCAAGCCGACAGAAAAGGCGAAGCCCACGGTTATTGATGTCGTCACCGTCGAAGACGACCACACAGTGAAGAAAGTCGAGAAGCTGGACCCGACAACCTATGtcaccaaggtcaaggatatcGAGACGGTCGCGGTAGTTGTTTCTCAGGAAGGCCAAACATTTGTCAGCGAGATCGAAGCTTTCGAGACCACGGTCGACATTGTTGAGACTGGAGTTGACGGACTGCTCACGACTAACCAAGTCGTCTCAACTAAAGCCGCATCGTGGGCAACAATAACCAAGTCTGCTGCACCTACGACAATCATATCTACCAAGTCAACGGACAAACTCAAGACGATAACATCCGAACGAACAGATTCTTCAACGATAATATCGACAATTAAGGGGAAAACGAAAACATACGAGAAGACCACCACAATTGCTCCCACTGGCACTGATGATGCATCAGAAGCTGGAGCAACCGGGGGAGTAGTCAAGACTGTGGTTACGGTATATGAGCTCGATGCTGGAAAGTACTTCCTGGGAAAGTTTCTTCCTCCCATTCTTGCTGTCATGCTCTCGATTCCTGCGCGAGTAATCGACTACAACGCCCAACTCTTTCAGCCCTTCCACGCTTTGAACCGTGTTGACGGTGCTATGGGACCGGAGTCGATGAATCTTCACTTTGGTGGCTGGGCAGGGATCGTAGAGCCTTTCAATGGTCTTATCGATGGCCACCCTGTGCCATTCATTACGATGCTGATCGTTTTGTTCTCGGCGCTTCTGACACCTCTGGCAGTCGAAGCTGTTGGTTTCAAGTTGCACGGCCAGTGCAAAATCAACGCTTATGAGGGTTGTGCTCCAGCCTTGGGCGTCTCACCATTATCGTCACGCATCCTCCTTGCAGTTTTAGGTCTGATGGTCTTACTGCTCTGCGGCCTACTATTTTTCCTTCGAAACTTCCACACTGGGGTGTACGCAAATCCCTGGAGTGTTACAGGAGTTGCATCGCTGGCTTCAAACAGAGATATCAGGCCGCAGCAAGACTCTGAGCGAAGAATAGAAAAAGAGATGGCAGAGAAGCGATACGGCTTTGGATTCTTTGAGAACCGTGCAGGCCGGGCTGAGTACGGTATTGTTCTCTACGATGATGCTGGGGAGAACCTTCAGCATAACCATCCGTTATCAGAGTCTAGCTCTGTGGACGCGCAGGCAGTCAGAAAGGGGCGAAGGAACCCATTCCTCATGCTTGGCCTCGCGTGGCGTTTAGTGTTTCTTCTGTTCCTGCTtgggttgatggtgtttctcCTATACTACCATCTTACACTTGATAAGTCGTCTTccttcaagaacttcatGAATAGCCAGACTTTTGGTGTCCGGTTCTTGTTCGCTGCTTTCGGTGTTATCATATCCTTCAGCTGGActgccttcttcatcagtAAGTTTCCCTGACATATTACTCTCGAGCCTTAGGCTAATTCTATGAAGCTATCGCTATGGTTGTCCCTTATCAGGTCATGTCGCATGGCCCCCAGTCAGCATCCAACTCAGTCTTGCTCACGAGGCCCACGAACCCTTTCTCTGGTTTCTGGTCTGCCGTCAAGCATGGACAAATATTTCCTGGCCTGGTCGCTCTAATGGCCATTTTCTCCGAGTTCATGCCCATTCTTCTTGCCAACATCCCTTACTCGTTATCGCAGGTACGAGTCTCACACGATATCTGCGCACGACTTTCTGTTGGCATTTTGGCTCTGATGGCAATCACCATACTCCTCAGCTTCATTGTCCGCTGGCCTGATATGCCGGTAGATCCTCGCTCGATCGCTGGAGCTATGTATTACGTGAGCGAGAGCAATATGGTAGATCACTTTAGCGGCATGGCGGACATGGACGGGGAGGAGCGTAAGCAGCGTATTCGAGAATTAGGAGGAACATATTTGTATGGTGAGCTGACGACGCGAACGGGGGAGAAGAGGCCAGCTGTGGAATGGGATGATCATATGCTGGGCGTTGATCCTTCGATGTCGCAGCGGAGAAAAGATAATATCCAAGTCAGGCATGACAGCATTGATACAGGATACTACGGACATCGTTCATGATTTATGAATACACTATGAACTGGGAAATCATACTATACACGGTTTGGGCTGGCAGAATGGAACGGGCAACTTGGATATTATATGGAGCATTCTGGAGTTTCTTTAGGCAATAAAAAACATGATATTATTCTAAACTTCCTCGACGTGATTGTGATGCTAACACTTTTCGGTCTGACTAGTGAATATCTGACCTTTGCCTATTCCTCTTCCAACTCGGGGTAATATCGCCAGATCCCCTCTGAGTACTTCCTGCGCCTGTCACTCTGAAGGTATTTGCTGATATTGGGCCTCTCCTTGACAGCGTCATACAACCTGAAAACGCCATCGTATTCACCTGACTTCTTCAAAGCCTCAGTGGACTTAGGGAAGGCAAACTTGGTGCCATCAACAGCCTGGTGGGTTTTCAGTGAGTCAAAGAAGGACTTGATGGACATTTTGTAAGTGTCACTCACCTGGAAAAGGACGAGGTCTGCATAGGTCAAGCTGTCGCCATATAGCCATGGCCCCTCACCACTGGTTTTGGCATCAAGCACTCGCTGCATGTACTTGAAATACTTGGGGAGGCGCTCCTTGATGAAATATTGGGACTTTTTCTTGGACTCCTCCTTCTGGTCCTCGTAGTAGAGACTGATGGCGATAGGGTGATGAGTATCATGGAGTTCATTTACAAGACCATCCAGGATCGTCAAAACAATCTCATTGAGATGATACACGCCGTTTCCTTCTTTGGGAGCTAGACCGACCCTTGGAGCGACGTATAGAAGAATATTGGGCGTCTGAGAAATGAGAAGATCGCCGTGCTTGAGAGCTGGGGGAGCTAGAGCAGGTGGGTTGTGCTCATCGCCGATGTTGTCTGTAGAAGTAAGGCTTTTGACTGTATTCATGCCCTTCTCTATGTTTTGCGCAACGTCTGAGTAAGGAACACCAGCTTCTTCGAACACGAGGCGGACGAATTCGCCACGACCAGGAATGACTGGCCAGTAGATGAGCTCATAGGGAGCATCGTCATCAGTTTTGACACGCTTGGGATCTGGCTgagacatggtgatgatgcttaTTTAGGTGTTGATGCGAGAGTTGGAAGATGAAAGTGAGGAGAGTTGGAGTTATCAGAGAAATGATGTTAAAATACGATGGTCTCAAGGAAGGAAGCTCAGTTCAGCTCACCTGCGTCGGAGCGGATGCGGGATCGGCTGCGGAGGAGTGGGGGTCCATCCTCTCAATAATCAACCCTCTGTGTCAAGATGATGTAAGCATTATTTTAATGGTCTCTCACAATTGGAGTTATACGTCCTTTCTAGCTCCTCTACTGATACTTTACTCACTGCCCATTCGCATTGTGTCATAGGTACTCGGCCGATGGAGGATCCGGAGCTGAAGCCGGACGGCACGGGGCCGTCGGAGTGGGGTTGGAGAACAGGAGATCATGTCCAAAACGTCAGTGGTTTTGATGTCACTTTTTGGTTCACATGCAAGTATCTTTTTGCCTATTCGCAGCGCTCAATCACTTGATCGCGCGTTCCTGACGATGAGGGCATAACCGGGAATAAATACCTAACCTAGGCTGTCTTCACGAGATAACCCctcgggggcaagaaaacaccgaaccttgatatagggtgtcaaaataaaccaAGTAAAGactcccctaagcttaggctaaatttacctgGAGATTTTTATCACTCAGGGTTgaggtcttgagttttctttcctcccctagataACCCCATCGCTCGCTGCAAGGACGACAAAATCTCCGATCTCTTGGCATTCGGGGGCATGAGGTCTAATACGATCAAGCTTTACCCATGCATGTAATTTGACTTTGAGCTAATGGAAACTCACGTGGTCGTGGATTGTCAATTGGCTACTAAGACAAGTATATCGCCGAgttccagaagaagttgCCTTTTCGTCATGGCCAGACCCGTCTTCTCTATACTCGgcgggagaagaagatgccatTCAGCTTTGCAATGGGGATCAATAGTTGGGCAAAACGAAAAGTGTTTAATCATGTCGTGCTAAGTAAGTATAGCAAAGTTCTGTTTGAATCCTTTTTTTGATGCCTAGCCCATTCCAGCTTCGTAAAGCTTATCCAAATCCCACCCAAAGTTCAAGAACGCCAAACTATGTCAAATTATCATGCCTCGTCAATTTGTAGGCCAAGATCTAGGTTGTGGTCTTGGTGGCCACGTGTCCATCTCGAGTGACGACGCTCCACTATCTGAGCTCTTTTGTCGTCTAGCATCGTTGTATCCCCCTTCGATATCGATATGGTCGTCTTGTATCCTGACTCCTTTCGAGCTTCGTTGTAAACTATCGGCCCAGTTTCGGGAGTTCTTCTTGGGGCTGGTGACGACTGTGACAACTCCTGGAGCTGTGCCGGGTGGGTAAGCGTGAGAGTTCGTCTTGTTGTAGTAGCTGCTGCTCTTAGATCGGAACATGTTTCGGAATAGGGGTCGAAGTGCCGGTATGCTGCCGCAGATAACTCCAAGGTTGGCTTCTACGGCTGTCCAGATCCAAAGGTGGAAGCCCTGCCAGGTGACATCGTAGGTTTCATCGGTAACATAATGGGTGTAGTATGCGCGCATAGAAGCtgcgaagacgacgatgaggccGAGAGAGAAGACGACAATGAGGGCCATTCGTTGGGAGAAAGGTAGTTTTAGGTGAAAGAGCGTTTGTAGAGGGAGGGCGCAGACAAGGAGATCAGTGATGACAGTGGTAATGGCTTGGCTCCTATAGATATATCGTTAGTGATTATCAGGAACAACTCGAAATGGTGACTTACAGTACACTGGGTCCTTCGGGACGGCAACTATCACCTCCGTCCAGCTTCCAGTATGCAGAGGTTGGGTTGCATTGTGTCCAAAGTACAATAAGGAAAATGAAGATGAGTGAGGTGACAAGAATCAGTGAGGCATAAGTCAAACGACGAAGCCAAGATTTGGCCGGAGCAATACGGAGATACGAGACGAGGATAGAGTTCTTTGCCAGGCCCGAGGAAAATAGAAAGAGTGTCTGAGCAGCGAGTGAAACCTTTCGACCATTTTCCGCCTGAGACTTCTTGAGATCCCAGACATGGATATTCCAGCCGTAGAGCTGAGCTGCAAGAATGACACAGACAGTGACACCAATACCAAACACCTAGAAGTCCCACAAGTCAGCATTGGAGATGATCATCGCAGGTTGCACATGCAGCCGAggctgggttgggttggattGGGTTGGGAGGGATATTTACCATGGCAGCCAGCATCAGCCAGTCGTCGAGTCCAtgcttgttgaccttgaataTGCGGACGTACAAACGGGCCATGAGTGTCAGAATGGCCACAGACATGATAGTGACCTCGACAATGAGCAGTGTAGGCCCACGGTGAACAGGGTTGACATAGTTTGGCGGGGGCCATGAGGCCATCACCTCTGGCGGTGGATTGCGCATATTGTCAGTGAGTCACTGGTATCGTGAGATCAAATCAAATGCACAAGACGatcgagaagagagaggccCGCGGCAGCGGGtgtcagaagaagagggagcaTGATtataactacctaccttactctAGTGAGCTGATacagagaagagagggacGGTTCGCCGTTCGCCTCCGCGTCGACCCGCCTCCACGCATGGAACCGTAAAGGGCAAGTTGACACCCTTGAGATCCTCGTCGTCAAGCCCAAGAACCCAAGCCAAGACCCCAAGAGTGGATTATACCGTACCTTGCTTGCGAGCCTACGGCCTCGCGTGACGGCGGGTTCCTGGTGATGGCTAATGGCTTACAGAAGAGAATGGGAGGGTTTACGCTAGAAGACGCCATCGTCAGTGGTCGAATGCAAGAGCCAGGGGACCCTAGTTTAGCggcttgaagaaagaaaaaaaaaatctcCAGAGCCAGGGGCCTAAGGGCTTCTCTCAGACTATCAGTGAGAGGCAGGCTAGACAAGGCACTAAAGAAATGGAAATGGCGTCCGGGCTTCGGGGGAAACCCACGGATTTTGACATTGAATTACTGCTCTGGACCAAGCTGCCGGGGCTAACGCTGGGGCCGAGGGGGGCTCTAGGGCCTTAGGCTATTCGAGGTTTGGCTTCCGGGCGGAGCAGATGCAGATCCACAGAGCAGGCGAGGCTTTTTAGTTACCTCAAACAGTCGGGTCGATTATCATTGAACGATCAGAGGCTGGGATGTCATAGCCGAGTAGCGAGGCCAGGGCAGGGCCTGAACCAACGGGCACTGGAAACTGCACTTGTTTCGCAGCTGGCTCAGCAGGTTTGGTTGAGGTCGGTCCGTTTTTTACGTTGGGTCTTGGGATCATTGGTTGTCGTTCTGACAGCTGTTGCATATAGCACAGATCTTATATGTACATCAGAAAAATTCTGTTGTTTGCTTTTTATGTATGTACGTATGTATGAATGTATTATCGGTTAATTGTAGATCCAACGTCTAACTATCGGGGAACTCTAACCGGTTCCCTCACtatcaatcaatcagtcTGCATGCCATGTCAAGTTGTGTCACACACTCACACTTGAGAACAGACATGCAGTACATACTTTGATGCCATGTGGCCTTTCTGATCACTAGGGCCCAAAGCCTTATGACCTATTCAACGCCACGGATACCTAATTATGATAAAGAAATATACACATTAGGCAGGTGGTCTCATATACACGAGGTTCCAGAGCGCTGTTACTAACGCCACCGCACGTCAAAACCatcacctacctacctaccttacgtAGTCGTAGTATTGTCCTTCTCTGCAGGGCCAAGCTTCAAGTCAGCGGATGTCAAGgatgcagctgcagctgccaGGGGTTAAACGTGAGAACTCTGCCTCTGGACCTGGGCCTGAACCTGGCATATCTAGCTCTTGGTATTTGCCAATTATTCGCTCGGGTCAACGTGACCTTGCTGACCGCAGAACCAATTAAATGGAATTACTGGCCTCTTCAGTCGAGTAGTCAGCATACGATGCTGATTACGAGAGTATCCCACATGGGAAATTCACCCATCGATAGCTTACGGTGATGGTCTGAGGAACTTTTATAGAGCACACTCATACTAGACTATGTGCAACTCAAGGTTTCCAACTATCGATGCCGAAATTGACGTTTACGTCAAAACAGGTCAGTGCAACACAAAATAATCTAGCTTGATCTAGAAGTTCATCTTGAAACGAGAACGTCTCTGAATAGAGTTCAAGTAGGTATATCCGCTCGGTCCGCGTTTCTCATAACGGCTAGTCTAGCTGAGTCCCGCCAGCTTGGGCCTGATACATATTGACAGCATGGCAAATGATGAAATGAAGATCGATTTACACAAGACATCTAGTCTTATAGTGATGAACACTTCTAATCCAAGATCGCTTAGTGTGCACGTTACGTGAAGTGGGTAGATCGTCATCTTGATTGTTTCATTGAGTGACATACCAGCACCAAAACTACCAAGAATAGGCCTCATCTAAGAACACATAGGCGCGGCATAAGGCGTTGCTCCTCACAATCTCAACAATGTCTCTACGCACTTCATCAGCCATAACGGGAGGTCCACACATGACAATCGCCAGCGCACCATCATCTGGCGCTCCAATCAGTTCTTGAGTCAAGATGCCCCTAAGACTCAAACGTTCCCCCACAACCGTTTCGACCTGTACACACCTTGGCAGATCAGCAAGAGCTGGTGTTAGGGCTGTGACGAGACCTTCCTTGCGGCTCGACCAGAAAAGTTTTGTTGTACCTGAAGCACCCTGCCGAAGATATGGGAGACAGGCTGTGACGCCAATACCTCCGGCAATAACCAAAATATCTTTGCAGTGTGAGAGTTGAGGTGAGATATGGCCAGAATGATGGTAGGGTCCTTCGACGATCACCCGAAGTTGAAGTGCTTCAGATTGTTGGCCAGATACCCGTGAGGCGAGCTTTTTGGTCATGCCCGTTCGGACCCGAGCATAGAAGACAGTAGATCTCCCCTCAGTTGCTAGCGCAACTGAAGTGTTCTGATTGACATTAACAGCCTTTTCAGCATCTGTCTCAGAACTAGGTGAGACTGTCACACTTTCTTCTTTGGCACCAGCTGTAGATGGCTGGTGGCTGTTCTCACTAGTCAATGAGCCAGAATGTGCGACGGAAAAGGGGTGAGTCTCCCAGAAACGCCACGAAAGTGTAGGGAAAGCAAGATACGCAACACCACCCTCCAGAGGCTTTCCATCAATCTCGATTCGGATGTACTCTCCGTCAACATCTGAAATGGTCGAGATGGCTGCCTTTCGGTTACCTTGCCGAGCCATGCGAACTAGTCGAACGACATGTTCGAGACCCCAAATACCTCCAGCCACGAATGCAAAGATCTCGTAGCCCCAATTGTACTCATAAAGATACCAAATATGGTAGTAGTATCCAATAATGAAGAGCAGGGCTAAGATTATGTGCGATCCAAGGAAGAACTCGTACATCTTCTGCCTGACTGGCAGCAGTGAGCAGGGTAATATCGCACAAGCTGCCACTGTTCCCACAATACCCCAGATCCAGTACTCGCGTatcagctcttcttcatagGTGCCTTGAATGACGTAGTTTGCGAGAAGCATGGCAGAGTGAACGATCGTATGGAAGATAGCACAGTATCCAAGCCATCTATGCAGCAGGAGATACGTACTATGGCTCCAATCCGTGaaataaagaagaatattGTTGCGAGCTGAAAATAGGAACAATACCACGACGTTACCCATTGCCATGTCACCTGCGCGGTTGCCCACGGCGCTGATTGTCTGCATTTTGAGGGAGGCAAAGCCAGCCTGAGGTTGATGGACCGTATATGGTCCGAGCCAGAGCAAGATGTTGAGAGTGCTGATCAAGGCGATGTAGAGTGCCTGTCCCCTGTTGGGAACGTTGCCGGCGATAGTTGGCTCACAATGTCGCTTTCCAAACGCTGCTGGGACAACCAGAAATGATTGCCAGTAAGCCCATCCTCGACTCTTAGTCAGGCCGGGTATGAATCTCAACAGTGAGAGGATCGCTGGGAGGAAGATGGCCACGAGAGTGATGGTAAGAGTCATCGTTGTATGGCCAGCCTCATTGGCCTCAAAGTCGTAGAGATAGTTATACTGGAGTTGCCAATCCTCAGGACCGATGAAGCTGGTCTCGTTGAGGGGCTCTGTTCCGCCAGCGGTAATGGGCAAGGGACTTGACACATTGAAGGTTACTAGGCCTTCATGGGAAGATGTATCGTGGCCACCATGGCGCGGGAAAAGAGCAGTCCTCTTATGATGGCTACCGCTCTTGTGACCGGACGTCGAATTTGTGCTATGGGAAGCCATAGATTCGTCATCCCTGGCCGCAGCCAAAGCATCTTCATACGACATGACCGGAACATAATCGTATTTTCCAATGGTTCCTGTTCCAAGATGTGATGCCCAATAGTCTTCAATCAGGCTCATGGAAGGATTCCCTGCGAGGGGACAGTACGTGTCTATGCAAAGAGCCATAGTCTTAAGAAAGACATGGTCTTCCACAAAACAATCGGGCGGTGTCGTGACGGGGTTATGTGCTGTCCCATGATTCTCGGTCGACTCGGTAGGAGTACAGGAGAGTTGTTGTTTTCGGATAACTTGTCGACAGGCAAAGGAGCACGTTGGGTCATACATTGTCTTTCCCCAGCCAATGAGGCCTTTGCCATCGGCTTGGACGCCAGTGGCACATAGTGTTAGGAGGGCTGCAAGAGCCACTCGCTTTGATTGAGCCATAGTTGTTGGGATGTGATCCTTCAATTTGGGTGCACAGAGGTGGGCATCGAGAATCTTAAGTCTTTGCGAGTAGATGTCAGCTGGGGTAATAACACGCCACGGTGAGCAAGTTTTGTCTTGGCTAGGGGTCTATCTTACTCAATTTGAAGTGGAGGGGGGATGAATGATCTAGATCTGGTTTCTGTGAACTGGCTGGGATAACTATGATGCTCAAGGTTCAACTCTAAAGAAGCACGAAGTCAGGATGAATCAAGGTTTAATGAAAGGGCAGCTCTTTCATATGCTTGAAATAACTAAACTCTTGACCTAAagtttgttgatcttgaaaaAGATCGACAATGTTCATGTTGGTTGTGTCTGCTTCTGCAGGTAGTCACGATAAGCATAAAATTAACTCAGATTTAATGCCACCATCCCGCTCTTTAGCCAACAAATGCATGCTCTCTTGAGTGTAAGTGTCTGTCATCAATGGCCTGATAGGCTCGTTTATAGTGATCGAGACCGTTGAGCTGGGAATGCCTGTGGTCTTGGCACGGAATGAGCACGTTTGAGAAGGTTTCCCAATCTGGGGCACATCCTAGAATCTAGTGATGATTGGATCTTGTCTTGAAGAAACTCTTCGAGAAAGAGTATCTGGTGGAATCATTAATCCGGCCATCGCTTTTATGTTGTTCATATCGCCGTATAAGCGCTTATGATCTGGAAGTTCACATGCGTTTTGTTATGTTGCCCAGGGGTTATCCAGATATTGCAGGATTTCCGATTCCAAGAAGAATAAAGCCATAGGTTAAACAAACCTCTTTGTTTCGCTTCAACGACACCTCTTCTCAGCCTTATATAGCTCTCGATATATATACAGGGGTTGCTTTAGCACACCAAAATAATTGACCTTAGAAGTCGTGGCCTAGATCTCAATGTCCCAGCATCAGACCAAGCATATAAACACCCTAGAGAATTCCATGCGATCTTGGACCCTATCACTTTCTTCATGTTTACCAAGAACGACTACAAGTTAGAGGATATGATCTTCTGATTGATACGGTATCGTGGATTCTGTCGCCTAGTCATAAACCAGGAGAGATTAGCTACCCTTGAGTTGAGAATGAAGTTTGATCAACCCTGACAAAATAGTTTGCAGGCATTTCACAAAAGAGTATCAAGTCTTAATTGATCCCATTATTAATAATGCCTATTTACAGGTAAGAAGGTCTAAGAACTGCGAGTTGTCCAATCAGGGACGAACGAGAACTACCCAGCCAGCTGGTGCATCATCAGATTGAAGTTGAATATTCTATACAATGGGACTTCATCCAAGGACTGAATTTTATAGCCATTTTTCATTTGATAAGCACAGTGTCGTCTCAGCCTTCTCCCGCAGGGTTGTCGTCCGTACTTATAGGGGAACCCGGAGCCGTATCTGCTTTTGGCCGAAGAAGATAACACCAGTGGTATATATCTGGATCATTCGGCAACGTTTTCTGAGTCAAGACTTTGGCAAGGACCTCAACGTCGAATGGAAAGTCATCCAGGTCAAATCGGTAGGCTGAATAACTGAATGAGATCCAAACGCCACCATCTGCAAGACAACGCTTTATGCCAGCAGCCATCCGCCGCAGCGCCATTTCACCACCACATGAAATCGCATCGACCGTACTTTTGTCAACGATAAGATCAAACTTCTCGCACAGATCTAGTTGTGTAGCATCCTGCACATCATATCGCATTTGGATGTCTCCAAAAGCTTGCTCTTCGAGATCGCGACCTCGATCAATAGCGAGTGGTTCATAGTCGACGTTGAGAACATCGCGGAAGCCCCGTGACCGGAAATGATTCTGCAGGTCGCTCGTCCCGAAGCCAATGTGGAGGATGCGGGCCGTGGCCGGGTCAAGCCGGTCGAGAACGGGCTTGACGAGCGGCATGAAATCGGCCGACGGAAGAAGCCATTCGAAGGCTTTTTCGGACGAGAAGCGCTTGTGCCAGTAGCTTTGTTTCTCGAAATCGGAGGCCATCTTGAAGGCCAAGGCGCTGTGTGTGGTTTGGAAGATGCTTGGGGAGATGGGTATGGGTGGGATCTGTGGTGCGGATGCCATGGCTTTTTAACGTAGTATTTTCTGTTTAGTAGAGCCGCTTAGCTGAGTTATCGATCGAGGTCAGCAAGGTCCTTGCTCTGTGGTATCATGAGAATGTGGTTTTTTTGCACAAATCCTGGTTGTTGGTTCGTTATCTGGGCCCACAGACCTGGGACTGTTGGCCGTCATAGATGGGGCAACGCAGAAGGAGTTGGAAGCTTCATGTTGATGGTTTTTTTTCGGAGAGAAAGATGGATGCTAGCTAGATGGGCAAGTTCACAGTTGGAGACTGGCACTGCTTGCCGCTGTTGTCATGAGTGCCATTATCATTGTATAGAACTCTTCGAGAACAATGTCGTAACACGAGACTTGATAGCTGACCACTGTATTGTGAGCCTATACGTATCACGAAGCGCGCGTTAAAGGAGCGGTCTCCCATGAGGGAGATTATTGGATATACCTGATGCTCAGGAAGATATCACTAAGTTGGGCTGTCTTTTTTATAGAGCATAATTGTAGCGTGATTCGGGTCTAGTCTAGAATGAAATATAGAAGGAAAATGGAAACAGG belongs to Fusarium musae strain F31 chromosome 9, whole genome shotgun sequence and includes:
- a CDS encoding hypothetical protein (EggNog:ENOG41): MYSHQAGVNARYEPQATDDVSWDTNSGKFPSGKKRTFYRPTALRWYFIIGQIAFLLAVMGLVVWALIEMPNSDGTAKIIHKRSNNDSPNLPRDDAAMTPEVARQTVLATTYIVSDVSTVVTVPGTTGKYTTTIETTEYSTHWDLTTTVKDGTTMTSVDYTVIPTKVVTEVVTTRPGEATKSVFTSISVGYSVVYPSGSDSAAPGTISYTEAITVTQAYSLPGAVTTYTSTLEGDRTETIYTTIVEDGETKTLSHVITEEAPTQYESVGETTASASTYVSYGKITITSVYTDQKPIGKPKPTEKAKPTVIDVVTVEDDHTVKKVEKLDPTTYVTKVKDIETVAVVVSQEGQTFVSEIEAFETTVDIVETGVDGLLTTNQVVSTKAASWATITKSAAPTTIISTKSTDKLKTITSERTDSSTIISTIKGKTKTYEKTTTIAPTGTDDASEAGATGGVVKTVVTVYELDAGKYFLGKFLPPILAVMLSIPARVIDYNAQLFQPFHALNRVDGAMGPESMNLHFGGWAGIVEPFNGLIDGHPVPFITMLIVLFSALLTPLAVEAVGFKLHGQCKINAYEGCAPALGVSPLSSRILLAVLGLMVLLLCGLLFFLRNFHTGVYANPWSVTGVASLASNRDIRPQQDSERRIEKEMAEKRYGFGFFENRAGRAEYGIVLYDDAGENLQHNHPLSESSSVDAQAVRKGRRNPFLMLGLAWRLVFLLFLLGLMVFLLYYHLTLDKSSSFKNFMNSQTFGVRFLFAAFGVIISFSWTAFFITIAMVVPYQVMSHGPQSASNSVLLTRPTNPFSGFWSAVKHGQIFPGLVALMAIFSEFMPILLANIPYSLSQVRVSHDICARLSVGILALMAITILLSFIVRWPDMPVDPRSIAGAMYYVSESNMVDHFSGMADMDGEERKQRIRELGGTYLYGELTTRTGEKRPAVEWDDHMLGVDPSMSQRRKDNIQVRHDSIDTGYYGHRS
- a CDS encoding hypothetical protein (EggNog:ENOG41); this encodes MSQPDPKRVKTDDDAPYELIYWPVIPGRGEFVRLVFEEAGVPYSDVAQNIEKGMNTVKSLTSTDNIGDEHNPPALAPPALKHGDLLISQTPNILLYVAPRVGLAPKEGNGVYHLNEIVLTILDGLVNELHDTHHPIAISLYYEDQKEESKKKSQYFIKERLPKYFKYMQRVLDAKTSGEGPWLYGDSLTYADLVLFQVSDTYKMSIKSFFDSLKTHQAVDGTKFAFPKSTEALKKSGEYDGVFRLYDAVKERPNISKYLQSDRRRKYSEGIWRYYPELEEE
- a CDS encoding hypothetical protein (EggNog:ENOG41) translates to MRNPPPEVMASWPPPNYVNPVHRGPTLLIVEVTIMSVAILTLMARLYVRIFKVNKHGLDDWLMLAAMVFGIGVTVCVILAAQLYGWNIHVWDLKKSQAENGRKVSLAAQTLFLFSSGLAKNSILVSYLRIAPAKSWLRRLTYASLILVTSLIFIFLIVLWTQCNPTSAYWKLDGGDSCRPEGPSVLSQAITTVITDLLVCALPLQTLFHLKLPFSQRMALIVVFSLGLIVVFAASMRAYYTHYVTDETYDVTWQGFHLWIWTAVEANLGVICGSIPALRPLFRNMFRSKSSSYYNKTNSHAYPPGTAPGVVTVVTSPKKNSRNWADSLQRSSKGVRIQDDHIDIEGGYNDARRQKSSDSGASSLEMDTWPPRPQPRSWPTN
- a CDS encoding hypothetical protein (EggNog:ENOG41) — translated: MAQSKRVALAALLTLCATGVQADGKGLIGWGKTMYDPTCSFACRQVIRKQQLSCTPTESTENHGTAHNPVTTPPDCFVEDHVFLKTMALCIDTYCPLAGNPSMSLIEDYWASHLGTGTIGKYDYVPVMSYEDALAAARDDESMASHSTNSTSGHKSGSHHKRTALFPRHGGHDTSSHEGLVTFNVSSPLPITAGGTEPLNETSFIGPEDWQLQYNYLYDFEANEAGHTTMTLTITLVAIFLPAILSLLRFIPGLTKSRGWAYWQSFLVVPAAFGKRHCEPTIAGNVPNRGQALYIALISTLNILLWLGPYTVHQPQAGFASLKMQTISAVGNRAGDMAMGNVVVLFLFSARNNILLYFTDWSHSTYLLLHRWLGYCAIFHTIVHSAMLLANYVIQGTYEEELIREYWIWGIVGTVAACAILPCSLLPVRQKMYEFFLGSHIILALLFIIGYYYHIWYLYEYNWGYEIFAFVAGGIWGLEHVVRLVRMARQGNRKAAISTISDVDGEYIRIEIDGKPLEGGVAYLAFPTLSWRFWETHPFSVAHSGSLTSENSHQPSTAGAKEESVTVSPSSETDAEKAVNVNQNTSVALATEGRSTVFYARVRTGMTKKLASRVSGQQSEALQLRVIVEGPYHHSGHISPQLSHCKDILVIAGGIGVTACLPYLRQGASGTTKLFWSSRKEGLVTALTPALADLPRCVQVETVVGERLSLRGILTQELIGAPDDGALAIVMCGPPVMADEVRRDIVEIVRSNALCRAYVFLDEAYSW
- a CDS encoding hypothetical protein (EggNog:ENOG41) — its product is MASDFEKQSYWHKRFSSEKAFEWLLPSADFMPLVKPVLDRLDPATARILHIGFGTSDLQNHFRSRGFRDVLNVDYEPLAIDRGRDLEEQAFGDIQMRYDVQDATQLDLCEKFDLIVDKSTVDAISCGGEMALRRMAAGIKRCLADGGVWISFSYSAYRFDLDDFPFDVEVLAKVLTQKTLPNDPDIYHWCYLLRPKADTAPGSPISTDDNPAGEG